The Rhopalosiphum maidis isolate BTI-1 chromosome 1, ASM367621v3, whole genome shotgun sequence genome has a segment encoding these proteins:
- the LOC113550433 gene encoding LOW QUALITY PROTEIN: lon protease homolog, mitochondrial-like (The sequence of the model RefSeq protein was modified relative to this genomic sequence to represent the inferred CDS: deleted 1 base in 1 codon) — MLRCICQTGLKRYPVVDRRFVRYASAIISNNDRSALVQKNHSSNRLCVVSTINVPVRFRRFDNKKDDDNPEEVEESQTVRAVYDVKSNTDTSIATIQVPDELPFLPLVTITKPPLYPRLFRIVEISDPKLIALIKRKKALNQPFIGLFMRKNIDTVSDNIVTNIDEVYSVGSLGRINEMRDFGNKLHMLIQCFRRIKLTKPLFEDQDIDKITNDLTKRNKKQLRNKSSSSTTEIEPIPETEKTQDQVLMIEVENLKDEPYDKTMEIKALSQEIIKTIQSVISINPIYKEILHPMLQHGNVSDDPSYLSDIAAAIADCETHEYQEILEETNVPKRLLLALGCVKKLLELSEIQIKISKEVDEKVKQQHRKFILQEQLKVIKKELGLEKDDKDSIVEKFRDRIKDKQVPLKVMEVIEEELTKLSFLEQHSSEFNVTRNYLDWLTQLPWGTTSDENFDLKRASTILDEDHYGMEEVKKRILEFIAVSKLKGSTHGKILCFHGPPGVGKTSIAKSIARALNREYFRFSVGGMTDVAEIKGHRRTYVGAMPGKMIQCLKKTLTENPLVLIDEVDKIGRGHQGDPSSALLEMLDPEQNANFLDHYLDVSVDLSKVLFICTANVINTIPEPLRDRMELIDVSGYVAEEKMAIAKQYLIPQGLKSTGLKKEQIEIADESLTTLIKSYCRESGVRNLQKHVEKMLRKVALKVVEGESEKIIISSDKLYDFVGNPVFNKNRMYEDPIPGVVMGLAWTAMGGALMYIETEWTKDPGTITDKDKAVGNIMLTGRLGETMQESAKIAYTVAKQILHELDPKNQSLLTGNVHLHVPEGATPKDGPSAGCTIVTALLSLALNIPIRNNVAMTGEISLKGKVMPVGGIKEKTIAAKRENVNCLILPDENKKDFNELPKFITDGIEVHFVSYYKDIFKIVFENK; from the exons atgttgcGCTGCATTTGTCAAACTGGTTTGAAAAGGTATCCTGTAGTTGATCGTCGATTTGTCCGATATGCTAGTGCGATAATTTCGAACAATGATAGATCAGCATTAGTTCAGAAAAACCATTCGTCTAATCGTCTATGTGTTGTTTCTACTATAAACGTTCCGGTACGTTTTAGAAGGTTTGACAATAAAAAAGATGATGATAATCCAGAAGAAGTAGAAGAATCTCAAACTGTAAGAGCTGTTTATGACGTCAAGTCTAATACAGATACTTCAATTGCAACTATTCAAGTACCAGATGAATTGCCTTTCCTACCGTTAGTCACCATAACAAAACCTCCCTTATATCCTAGATTGTTTAGAATTGTTGAG ATAAGTGATCCTAAATTGATTGCATTGATCAAGAGAAAAAAAGCTTTAAATCAACCTTTTATTGGTCTTTTCATGAGAAAAAACATTGATAC agtttccgataatattgttacaaatATTGATGAAGTGTATAGTGTGGGATCACTTGGTAGAATAAATGAAATGCGAGACTTtggaaataaattacatatgcTCATACAATGTTTTAGACGTATTAAGTTAACCAAACCACTTTTTGAAGACCAAGATATTGATaaaa tcACAAACGATTTGACTAaacgtaataaaaaacaacttcGTAATAAGAGTTCTTCAAGCACAACTGAAATAGAGCCAATTCCTGAAACAGAAAAAACTCAAGATCAAGTGCTTATGATTGAAGTAGAAAATCTAAAAGATGAGCCTTATGATAAAACAATGGAAATTAAA gcATTATctcaagaaataattaaaactattcaatCAGTTATTAGCATAAATCccatttataaagaaatattacatCCAATGTTACAACATGGCAATGTATCAGATGATCCTTCATATTTATCTGACATTGCAGCTGCAATAGCTGATTGTGAGACTCACGAATATCAAGAAATTTTAGAAGAAactaat gtTCCTAAACGTCTTTTACTTGCACTTGGTTGTGTGAAAAAACTTTTAGAACTTAgtgaaattcaaataaaaattagtaaagaAGTCGACGAAAAAGTTAAACAACAGCATCGTAAATTCATTCTTCAAGAGCAActgaaagtaataaaaaaagagcTTGGTCTTGAAAAAGACGATAAAGATTCAATTGTGGAAAAGTTCAGAGACAGAATAAAA GACAAACAAGTACCACTTAAAGTTATGGAAGTTATTGAAGAAGAATTGACTAAGCTATCATTTTTGGAACAGCATTCGTCagaatttaa tgttaCAAGAAATTATCTGGATTGGTTAACACAATTACCATGGGGCACAACAAGTGatgaaaattttgatttaaaaagagCTTCAACCATTTTAGATGAAGATCATTATGGAATGGAAGAAGTAAAAAAACGAATTCTAGAATTTATTGCAGTAAGCAAATTAAAAGGTTCAACTCATGGTAAAATTCTTTGTTTCCATGGACCACCCGGTGTTGGAAAAACAAGTATAGCAAAATCGATTGCAAGAGCATTAAATCGagaa tacttcAGATTTAGTGTTGGTGGCATGACTGATGTGGCTGAAATAAAAGGTCATCGTAGAACATATGTCGGTGCCATGCCAGGTAAAATGATTCAATGTCTGAAAAAAACTTTAACTGAAAATCCATTAGTATTAATTGACGAAGTTGATAAAATTGGAAG aggACATCAAGGTGATCCCTCA TCTGCGCTTTTAGAAATGCTTGATCCTGAACAAAATGCTAATTTCTTGGATCATTATTTGGATGTGTCAGTAGATTTATCAAAAgtactttttatttgtactgCTAATGTAATCAACACAATTCCAGAACCTCTCCGTGATCGTATGGAACTTATAGATGTGTCTGGATATGTAGCAGAAGAAAAAATGGCCATTGCAAAACAATACTTAATTCCTCAAGGACTTAAATCCACTGGCCTGAAAAAAGAACaa atagaaATCGCAGACGAAAGTCTTACTACtcttattaaatcatattgtcGTGAAAGTGGTGTACGTAACCTTCAAAAACATGTTGAAaag atgtTACGAAAAGTTGCATTAAAAGTAGTTGAAGGTgaatcagaaaaaataattattagcagtgataaattatatgattttgttGGAAACccagtatttaacaaaaatcgaATGTATGAAGATCCAATACCTGGAGTCGTTATGGGATTGGCTTGGACTGCCATGG gtggcgctttaatgtatattgaaaCTGAGTGGACTAAAGACCCAGGAACAATTACAGATAAGGATAAAGCTGTTggcaatattatgttaactgGTCGCTTAGGGGAAACTATGCAAGAATCTGCAAAAATTGCATATACTGTggcaaaacaaattttacatgAACTTGATCCAAAAAATCAATCACTGTTGACTGGAAATGTACATCTACATGTTCctgaa ggTGCTACACCTAAAGATGGACCCAGTGCTGGATGTACAATAGTTACTGCCTTGTTATCATTGGCTTTAAATATTCCTATACGTAACAATGTTGCTATGACTGGAGAAATATCTCTCAAAGGAAAAGTTATGCCAGTAGGAggaattaaagaaaaaactattgct gctaAAAGAGAAAATGTTAACTGTTTGATACTGCctgacgaaaataaaaaagactTTAATGAACTTCCAAAGTTTATAACCGACGGGATTGAAGTACattttgtttcatattataaagatatatttaaaatagtctttgaaaacaaataa